Proteins encoded together in one Myxocyprinus asiaticus isolate MX2 ecotype Aquarium Trade chromosome 21, UBuf_Myxa_2, whole genome shotgun sequence window:
- the LOC127412453 gene encoding tumor necrosis factor alpha-induced protein 2-like — translation MHLSCIVLFVKLIKTTLSHILLPVLQIRDSIEREILMEAYLNLLSLCLELDQEWEALREGASPLNLDNKETDVSMLSEIPRDKMTEIVCSSSLPSYNKELLMYVATIILEDEKRQGKPGVMKGWREAWRNAVLEGVRKTLKKGNLDSQEKNTSWLAVHLGLLGKAIVEDLETVKVELLSSYPADFNVFETYVSCHHEAVGEHLKRLLEHVTELKDYYTLLEFIIHRYPRRTLKMHWRISSRLKGKKCGE, via the exons ATGCACCTTTCATGCATAGTGCTCTTTGTTAAATTGATCAAAACTACACTCTCTCATATTCTCCTCCCAGTTTTGCAGATCAGAGATAGTATAGAGAGGGAAATACTAATGGAGGCCTATCTGAACCTGCTCTCCCTCTGCCTGGAGCTTGATCAGGAATGGGAAGCTCTGAGGGAAGGAGCCTCTCCCTTGAATCTAGACAATAAAGAGACAGATGTCAGCATGCTCTCTGAGATCCCAAGAGACAAAATGACTGAGATTGTGTGCTCTAGTTCTCTGCCTTCTTACAATAAAGAGTTGCTAATGTATGTGGCCACAATTATACTAGAGGATGAGAAGAGACAGGGAAAGCCAGGGGTGATGAAGGGATGGAGGGAGGCATGGAGGAATGCGGTACTAGAAGGGGTTAGAAAAACATTGAAGAAAGGTAACCTGGACAGCCAGGAGAAGAACACTTCCTGGTTGGCGGTGCATCTGGGGCTTCTGGGTAAAGCTATTGTGGAGGATCTGGAGACAGTTAAGGTAGAACTTCTGAGCTCATATCCAGCAGACTTTAATGTGTTTGAAACCTATGTGTCCTGCCATCATGAGGCTGTGGGAGAGCATTTAAAGAGACTTCTGGAACATGTGACAGAGCTGAAAGATTACTACACTCTTCTAGAATTTATTATCCATCGCTACCCCAG GAGGACTTTAAAAATGCACTGGAGAATATCATCAAGACTGAAAGGGAAGAAGTGTGGGGAATGA